The Anaerolineae bacterium sequence ACTCCAGCGGCCATGTGGAATCATTGTCGTAGGCTACTTTGATCTGTTTGTCACCCACCGTGCGGCGGGAGATGTCGTCAATCTGGTTCAGCACCAGTTTCACATCCGGCGAAGCGTGGGCATAAACCATCACCTCATTGACATAATCATAATTGATATAATTGAACATCCAGGCAAAACGGATGGTCAACAGGCTGAGTACCAAAAGCAGGGTAACAAAAGCGATGCGTAATGCCGCCCCCAGCCCCATTCTGACACTGTAATACCAGACGACTACGGCCAGACCCAGCAAAACAATCAAGGCCAGGAAAAATTGGAACGTTTCCTGAATATCGTTGATGGATTGTCCCTGGAATGGTTCTGCGGTAAATAGAGCAATCAAGGTAGGAATAGTCAAGAGCAGCCCCCCGCCCAGGATAAGCCCGCCTTTTTGCCGTGCTTCCGACCAGTTGAAACGACGCAGCACTGTCTGGATAACGTGCGCGGCCAGGAACACAAAGGGCAGCGTGAGATGAACGGACAGCCAGGGCATTTTTTCCCCGGCCCAGCTATAAATCACCACGGCCAGCAAGGTCCAGTAAATAACAAAGGCCGCAAACGTTCCCCCATCCGAAGGCCAGATGGCGCGGGGAGAGGACGCATCCGCTGGCTGGGCTGTCTCTGAGTTGGTATGGGCCGGAAAGCCTCTGGGACGAAACAGGTACGCCAGGCTACCGCCGAGTCCAATCAGCACCGGCAAAAACTCATACATGGGCACCAGGAAAAGGTAATAATACCAGGGCTGTGAACCGCGTTCTACTTCCTGCTGGCTGAGCCAGTAGTGCAAGGCGCCATACGTGCCCGTAGCCAGGCCGCCAATATTGGAGAAAAAGGTGGTATACAGGAGCACAAAAATGATGGCGGCCGCCACCAAAGCCTGCATTAGCACCGGCAGGCGTTCCGAGAGGCTAACGATCATCGCCGTGACCGGCCGGTTGTTTCGATCCACGCCAAGTTGGATCAAAACCGCGCCAATGAGCAGGCCAATCAGCATGATGGTCATGCCAATATAGTCCCAGGCATCAAACCCTGCTGCTGCTTCAGTCCCTGCCGCCGGCAGCAAGGTATCGGCCTGGGCGGCCAAAATGGCAATAACAATAACCAGCAATAGAATCAGGCCCACCAGAAAAACATTAAGCCACAACCGCGACGATTTGACGTTTTCCCAAACCCAGGCCCAGAAGATAAAGGTGAAACCAATAAACCCATGAATAAAGGCCACCTCTTTGGTGGTCAACATAAAACTTATGGCTATAGTGCCAATAAATAGCCAGCGGTTGGACCGGGTGCGCATGTATTGAAAGAAGGCCAGCACCATCAGCACAGTCCACACAGAAATGTAAATATCGTTGCGAATGTAGCGGCTGTAGTAAAGCAAGCCTGGCGATATCAGAATCATAAACGAAGCGACCAGCGCGCCCAGCCGGCCCAACCAGGGCCGGAACCAATACGGCAGCATCACCAGGGCAATGCCAAAGAGGGCGGTTGAGAGCCGGGCCGTAAAATCATTATCGCCAAACAGAAAATACATGAGCGCGGTGATGTGAAACAGAAACGGCCCATGCATCAAGGGATCATGATGGTAGCCTTTACCCGCGTAAAGATTCCAGGAGTAGAGCGTGTGCAGGCTTTCATCATGACTCATTACCCGCGTGCCCAAATCGTAAAAACGGGTGATAA is a genomic window containing:
- a CDS encoding TIGR03663 family protein, with protein sequence MTVQNNTINKKSGLDLPLLNTFTLNWEVALYIILFLLAVITRFYDLGTRVMSHDESLHTLYSWNLYAGKGYHHDPLMHGPFLFHITALMYFLFGDNDFTARLSTALFGIALVMLPYWFRPWLGRLGALVASFMILISPGLLYYSRYIRNDIYISVWTVLMVLAFFQYMRTRSNRWLFIGTIAISFMLTTKEVAFIHGFIGFTFIFWAWVWENVKSSRLWLNVFLVGLILLLVIVIAILAAQADTLLPAAGTEAAAGFDAWDYIGMTIMLIGLLIGAVLIQLGVDRNNRPVTAMIVSLSERLPVLMQALVAAAIIFVLLYTTFFSNIGGLATGTYGALHYWLSQQEVERGSQPWYYYLFLVPMYEFLPVLIGLGGSLAYLFRPRGFPAHTNSETAQPADASSPRAIWPSDGGTFAAFVIYWTLLAVVIYSWAGEKMPWLSVHLTLPFVFLAAHVIQTVLRRFNWSEARQKGGLILGGGLLLTIPTLIALFTAEPFQGQSINDIQETFQFFLALIVLLGLAVVVWYYSVRMGLGAALRIAFVTLLLVLSLLTIRFAWMFNYINYDYVNEVMVYAHASPDVKLVLNQIDDISRRTVGDKQIKVAYDNDSTWPLEWYMRQYPNRAYYGENPTREALDSPIVIVGSANESKAKPFLGDRYTRYRYRLVWWPIEDYKDQTLTKLWQNYVIGPPPADLAADTAEAQAARRQTVKDNWRKLWKIWFYREYEDYELNEWPYVHRFYLYVRKDVLNDIWDYQSGPIELVQAPSLDPYEGKRAETDALQIWGSNGQGEGQFVTPRNLAVAPDGRIYVADSGNHRIQVFDPAGNFLFIWGSEGAAPGQFNEPWGIAVAPDGTVYVADTWNHRIQKFSANGEFLAAFGAFANVQTDPQAEPGNFWGPRDIALDAQGNVYVTDTGNKRVQKFTPTGGFLQAWGGGGIVPGTFEEPVGIDIDSQGNFYVADTWNRRVQKFDSNFNPIIQWEVVGWEGESVVNKPYLTIDNQDRVFISDPEGYRVIAYDSNGNVLVTWGQYGQDRASFALPVGLAVDIEGHVLVADSDNNRVMKFQVPVPSPQ